In the genome of Peromyscus eremicus chromosome 1, PerEre_H2_v1, whole genome shotgun sequence, the window TGATCTTCATGATTGACAAGACTATATAGCCATAGGATATCATGATGACTAAGGCATTTGTAAGCCCAAACAATACTGTTAATATAGCAAGCAGGACCTTTGCAAAGAAAGCATCACTGCAGGATAGATTTAACAGCTGTGATATGTCACAGAAGAAATGTCTGATGACATTAGGTCCACAGAAGTGGAGCTGCAGCAAGGCACATATCTGAGATGAAGAACCTATGAGTCCTGCTGTATAACTTGCCAGCACCATGCGAGCACAGAGGGTGGGTGACATGATTGATGAATAGAGAAGTGGGTTACAAATGGCAGCATACCTGTCATAGGCCATGGCTGTCATGAGGCAGCATTCACACAGCGCCATAGTGGAAAAGATGAAGTATTGAACTATGCAGCCTACATAGCTGATAGTCTGTCTTTCCTGGAAGAAGTTGGAAAGCATCTTGGGGACTGTTGAGGTGATATAGCAGAGGTCTATAAAAGACAGATTACTGAGGAAGAAATACATGGGAGTGTGGAGGTGAGAATCAATCCTTATTAAAACAAGAAGGAACAGGTTCCAGGTCAGTGTTGTAATGTAAAGGATGAGGAATATAACAAAGAGCAGTGCTATGACTTGGGGGAAATCTGAGAATCCCAGGAGGATGAACTGGGTGATCTTGGTAATATTTCCTCCCCCAGTCATTACTTCTGTGCTCCTGTTcctaaaataagaaaggaaatagGACAATGCTTGCTGACTCAAGTGGCATTTCAGCATTGTCTCAATGAGAGACAGCTTAAACTTGAGTAACAACTTCTTAATACAATGCCTAAGAAATGATATgatcacacacacatgaacatgtaaacATATACACAAGTATATTCATAAaccagtgtatacacacacatgtgagtacacacacacacacacacacacacacactcacatacatacacagacttGGATCATACTGTCATGATTTGTAATTCTGACACATTTTTGTGGAGCAATAACATATGTCCCTAGTGAAGTTATGAAATCAGTCTTCCTATGAAATGGTCATATGAAGAActccaaaatatattttaagatttcatttcCTGACATCAGTTTAAACTTCTTTTACTGTTAAAACTTATCTGTCCTATTTATAATAATTTCCAAAAACTTGTTTTATACATTTCCAAATTGGCCTGAATCATAGTGTCACGATTTGAAATTCTGACAGATTTTGGTAGCACAGACACTTACATTCTCAGAAAAGCTTAAAATTCATCCTCTTGTGGAAGTGTCACATGAGGGACTTCATAAGGATATGGGTAGTGCCCACTCCTGATCCCAACACTGCTTCATTCGTAATTGTGTTTCTTCTAGTAAAAAGGACAGTCTGGAGGATTTTAGGGATTTGGCAGTTCAGTTCTGATGCCTGTTGTTCTGTATTAAACTACCCCAGCAGCTTCAATCCAATGGCCTTGAGCACTCACTGTAGAGAGACGACAGCAGAAGGCCTTGGCTAGAAAGTTGTTGAGACACTAGAGCCACCCATTCATGCACAGAGTCAgcctgcactcaggtgcacaaCCACTGTCCTTTAGATTCTGATTGCTAGTATCACTTATTGTCAACAATCATGACTGAGAGTTACACCTTAGGAGACTGATGCCTGGTCTACAAGTCCCTGAGATGTCTTTAGCCCTGAAGATAGTGAGACACAATGACTCCAGGCAGTTGTAGATTCAGAACCAGCATCCATGCAGATCAAACCATCCAGAAACATCAAAATCAACTGAAAAATCTTATTCTTTGGCATTTGCATGACTTTGAGTACACAGGGTCCAGGGACAGAC includes:
- the LOC131922648 gene encoding olfactory receptor 5AN1-like: MTGGGNITKITQFILLGFSDFPQVIALLFVIFLILYITTLTWNLFLLVLIRIDSHLHTPMYFFLSNLSFIDLCYITSTVPKMLSNFFQERQTISYVGCIVQYFIFSTMALCECCLMTAMAYDRYAAICNPLLYSSIMSPTLCARMVLASYTAGLIGSSSQICALLQLHFCGPNVIRHFFCDISQLLNLSCSDAFFAKVLLAILTVLFGLTNALVIMISYGYIVLSIMKITSAKGRSKAFNTCASHLTAVSLFYISGIIVYLSSSSGGSSSFDRFTSVFYTVVIPMLNPLIYSLRNKEIKDARKRLQKKTICSQGHR